Proteins from a single region of Streptococcus oralis:
- the guaB gene encoding IMP dehydrogenase, whose protein sequence is MSNWDTKFLKKGFTFDDVLLIPAESHVLPNDADLTTKLADNLTLNIPIITAAMDTVTESQMAIAIARAGGLGVIHKNMSIAQQADEVRKVKRSENGVIIDPFFLTPEHTIAEADELMGRYRISGVPVVETLENRKLVGILTNRDLRFISDYNQPISNHMTSENLVTAPVGTDLATAENILQEHRIEKLPLVDEEGRLSGLITIKDIEKVIEFPNAAKDEFGRLLVAGAVGVTSDTFERAEALFEAGADAIVIDTAHGHSAGVLRKIAEIRAHFPDRTLIAGNIATAEGARALYDAGVDVVKVGIGPGSICTTRVIAGVGVPQVTAIYDAAAVAREYGKTIIADGGIKYSGDIVKALAAGGNAVMLGSMFAGTDEAPGETEIFQGRKFKTYRGMGSIAAMKKGSSDRYFQGSVNEANKLVPEGIEGRVAYKGVAADIVFQMIGGIRSGMGYCGAANLKELHDNAQFIEMSGAGLKESHPHDVQITNEAPNYSM, encoded by the coding sequence ATGTCTAATTGGGATACTAAATTTTTAAAAAAAGGTTTTACCTTTGATGATGTATTGCTCATTCCAGCAGAAAGTCATGTGTTGCCTAATGATGCAGATTTAACAACAAAATTGGCAGATAATCTGACTTTAAATATCCCAATTATAACAGCCGCCATGGATACAGTCACAGAAAGTCAAATGGCTATTGCCATTGCTCGTGCGGGTGGTCTCGGAGTAATCCATAAAAACATGTCTATTGCGCAACAGGCAGATGAAGTTCGCAAGGTAAAACGTTCTGAAAATGGTGTTATTATTGATCCATTCTTCTTGACTCCAGAACACACGATTGCTGAAGCAGATGAACTGATGGGACGTTACCGTATCAGTGGTGTTCCGGTTGTGGAGACACTTGAAAATCGTAAATTAGTTGGTATTCTAACAAACCGAGATCTTCGCTTTATTTCAGATTACAATCAGCCAATCTCAAACCACATGACCAGTGAAAATCTTGTTACTGCTCCTGTTGGTACGGATCTTGCAACAGCTGAAAATATTCTTCAAGAACACCGTATTGAAAAACTTCCTTTGGTTGATGAAGAAGGTCGCCTTTCTGGCTTGATTACTATTAAAGATATTGAAAAAGTGATTGAATTTCCTAATGCAGCAAAAGATGAGTTTGGTCGTCTTCTAGTTGCTGGAGCGGTGGGTGTCACTTCAGATACATTTGAACGCGCCGAAGCCCTTTTTGAAGCAGGAGCTGACGCAATTGTTATTGATACTGCCCATGGTCACTCTGCTGGTGTTCTACGTAAAATTGCTGAAATTCGTGCTCACTTCCCAGACCGCACTTTGATTGCGGGTAATATTGCGACCGCAGAAGGTGCGCGTGCTCTTTATGATGCGGGTGTAGATGTTGTCAAAGTTGGTATCGGACCAGGTTCTATCTGTACTACTCGTGTAATTGCAGGAGTTGGTGTCCCACAAGTGACAGCAATCTATGATGCAGCAGCAGTTGCGCGTGAATATGGAAAAACAATCATTGCTGATGGTGGAATCAAGTACTCTGGAGATATTGTAAAAGCCCTTGCTGCAGGTGGAAATGCAGTTATGCTTGGATCAATGTTTGCTGGAACAGACGAAGCGCCTGGTGAAACGGAAATCTTCCAAGGACGTAAGTTTAAGACCTACCGTGGTATGGGATCAATCGCTGCAATGAAGAAAGGTTCAAGTGACCGTTACTTCCAAGGTTCTGTCAATGAAGCAAACAAACTTGTTCCAGAAGGAATTGAAGGCCGTGTTGCCTATAAAGGCGTAGCAGCTGATATTGTCTTCCAAATGATTGGTGGTATTCGCTCTGGTATGGGTTACTGTGGTGCAGCTAACCTTAAAGAACTACATGATAATGCTCAATTTATTGAAATGTCTGGGGCTGGTCTAAAAGAAAGCCATCCTCATGATGTACAAATCACTAATGAGGCGCCAAACTACTCTATGTAA
- a CDS encoding ATP-binding cassette domain-containing protein yields the protein MLTVSDVSLRFSDRKLFDDVNIKFTEGNTYGLIGANGAGKSTFLKILAGDIEPTTGHISLGPDERLSVLRQNHFDYEDERVIDVVIMGNEKLYNIMKEKDAIYMKEDFSDEDGVRAAELEGEFAELGGWEAESEASQLLQNLNIPEELHYQNMSELANGEKVKVLLAKALFGKPDVLLLDEPTNGLDIQSITWLEDFLIDFDNTVIVVSHDRHFLNKVCTHMADLDFGKIKLYVGNYDFWKESSELAAKLLADRNAKAEEKIKQLQEFVARFSANASKSRQATSRKKMLDKIELEEIVPSSRKYPFINFKAEREIGNDLLTVENLTVKIDGETILDNISFILRPGDKTALIGQNDIQTTALIRAIMGDIDYEGTVKWGVTTSRSYLPKDNSADFAGGESILDWLRQFASKEEDDNTFLRGFLGRMLFSGDEVNKPVNVLSGGEKVRVMLSKLMLLKSNVLVLDDPTNHLDLESISSLNDGLKNFKESIIFASHDHEFIQTLANHIIVLSKNGVIDRIDETYDEFLENAEVQAKVKELWKD from the coding sequence TTGCTTACAGTATCTGATGTTTCACTACGTTTTAGTGATCGCAAACTTTTTGATGATGTCAATATCAAATTTACAGAAGGAAATACATACGGATTGATTGGTGCTAATGGTGCTGGGAAGTCTACATTCTTAAAAATCTTAGCTGGTGATATCGAGCCAACAACTGGTCACATCTCTCTTGGTCCAGATGAACGTCTCTCTGTTCTCCGTCAAAATCATTTTGACTATGAAGACGAGCGAGTTATTGATGTCGTTATTATGGGAAATGAAAAACTTTACAACATCATGAAAGAAAAAGACGCCATTTACATGAAGGAAGATTTTTCAGATGAAGATGGAGTTCGTGCTGCCGAACTCGAAGGTGAATTTGCCGAACTTGGAGGTTGGGAAGCAGAAAGTGAAGCATCTCAATTACTTCAAAACCTAAATATTCCAGAAGAGTTGCACTATCAAAACATGAGCGAATTGGCCAATGGTGAAAAAGTGAAGGTTCTCCTTGCTAAAGCACTTTTTGGTAAACCAGATGTTCTTCTCTTGGACGAGCCGACCAACGGGTTGGACATCCAATCTATTACTTGGCTAGAAGATTTCTTGATTGACTTTGATAACACCGTTATCGTAGTATCCCACGACCGTCACTTCTTAAACAAAGTATGTACACACATGGCCGACCTTGACTTTGGAAAAATTAAACTCTATGTCGGAAACTACGACTTCTGGAAGGAATCTTCTGAGCTTGCTGCTAAATTGCTAGCAGACCGTAATGCCAAGGCAGAAGAAAAAATTAAGCAATTGCAAGAATTCGTTGCTCGCTTCTCTGCTAATGCTTCTAAATCAAGACAAGCAACGTCTCGTAAAAAAATGCTTGACAAGATTGAATTAGAAGAGATTGTGCCATCGAGTCGTAAATACCCATTTATCAACTTTAAAGCAGAACGTGAGATTGGTAATGATCTCTTGACAGTAGAAAATCTAACTGTAAAGATTGATGGCGAAACTATCCTAGACAATATTAGTTTCATCTTGCGTCCAGGTGATAAGACAGCTCTTATTGGACAAAATGACATCCAAACGACTGCATTAATTCGTGCAATTATGGGTGACATCGACTATGAAGGAACTGTCAAGTGGGGAGTTACTACTAGCCGTTCTTACTTGCCAAAAGACAACTCGGCTGATTTTGCAGGAGGAGAGTCAATCCTTGACTGGTTGCGTCAATTTGCAAGTAAAGAAGAAGATGACAATACCTTCCTACGTGGTTTCCTCGGTCGTATGCTCTTTTCTGGAGATGAGGTTAACAAACCTGTAAACGTCTTGTCAGGGGGAGAAAAAGTACGTGTCATGCTTTCAAAACTCATGCTCTTGAAATCAAATGTCCTTGTACTTGATGATCCAACAAATCACTTGGACTTGGAATCTATCTCAAGCTTGAACGATGGATTGAAAAACTTTAAAGAATCAATCATCTTTGCCAGTCATGACCACGAGTTTATCCAAACTTTGGCAAACCATATCATTGTTTTGTCTAAGAATGGCGTCATTGATCGTATCGATGAAACCTATGATGAATTCCTAGAAAATGCAGAAGTACAAGCAAAAGTTAAAGAACTTTGGAAAGACTAA
- a CDS encoding YfhO family protein: MKSFFKTYWTYFVSFIIPLVIMTGVYLTQGIYWNSDASPLLGDGFHQYVIFDVALRNILHGNGSLFYTFTSGLGLNFYALSSYYLGSFLSPLVYFFNLSNMPDAVYLTTLLKFGLIGLSTFFSLTRLFKDIPKFLKLALSTSYALMSFTISQLEIKTWLDVFILIPLIITGLYLLITQKKRLLYFTSLSILFIQNYYFGYMTALFLIFWYLCQISWDFKTRKSSFLDFVVTSFLAGMASLIMTLPTLFDLQTHGEKLTAITKLKTDSSWYLDIFAKQFIGSFDTTKYGSIPMIFVGLLPFILTILFFTIKSIKFHVKLTYAIFFAFLITSFYIEALDLFWQGMHTPNMFLHRYAWIFSTLLIYTAAEVLNRLKELKLWNLFVSLFLVLTGFLATVYFKSHYSFLTDLNILLTLEFLLVYAILLLAVIRKFISINLFAILLSLFITAEISLNASSQMEGIAKEWAFASRNAYNRDITAMESILNQIDDPFTRTEKLQIQTGNDSMKFNYNGISQFSSVRNRSTSTSLDKLGFKSSGTNLNLRYANNSLLADSLFGIQYNISENSLDKYGFQEIYQKDHLTLYKNQLSLPIAFATQSIYTDVNFNNHTLDNQALFINQLANLNLDYFSQIAYDKTDNSDGLMSITGSANEDAKIDYQIEVPQNSQVYLSFSNLHFTNDKQKKVDILVNGEKKTFTTDNAFNFFNLGYTEEQQTFNISVSFPGNSQVSFESPTFYRLDTQALTEAIQKIKEQPVEVSTSKNKVFATYEVKQDTSIFFTIPYDKGWSAYQDGKKLEIKQAQTGFMKVDVSKGKGTITLSFIPNGFVIGAACSLTALLLFGIYNHRRNLSKTEKD, from the coding sequence ATGAAATCATTTTTTAAAACATATTGGACCTATTTTGTTTCTTTCATCATTCCTTTAGTAATTATGACTGGAGTATACCTAACTCAAGGTATCTACTGGAATAGCGATGCATCTCCACTATTAGGAGATGGTTTCCATCAATACGTTATTTTTGATGTAGCTTTACGAAATATTCTGCATGGAAATGGTAGTTTGTTTTACACCTTTACAAGTGGCCTCGGACTGAATTTCTATGCTCTATCTAGTTATTACTTGGGTAGTTTTCTCTCACCTCTGGTTTACTTTTTTAATCTGTCGAATATGCCAGATGCTGTTTATCTGACCACTCTCTTAAAATTTGGATTGATTGGTCTGTCAACCTTCTTTAGTTTGACTAGATTATTTAAAGATATCCCAAAATTTTTAAAACTTGCCTTATCTACTTCCTATGCTCTAATGAGTTTTACCATTAGTCAGTTAGAGATAAAAACCTGGCTAGATGTTTTTATCTTGATTCCTTTAATTATAACTGGTTTATACCTACTTATAACACAAAAGAAGCGCCTACTATACTTTACAAGTTTGTCAATCTTATTTATTCAAAATTATTATTTTGGGTATATGACAGCATTGTTTCTTATTTTCTGGTATCTCTGCCAAATTTCTTGGGACTTTAAAACTCGAAAATCATCTTTTCTTGATTTTGTTGTTACCTCCTTTTTAGCTGGAATGGCTAGTTTGATTATGACTCTTCCTACACTGTTTGATTTACAAACTCATGGTGAGAAGTTAACCGCCATCACAAAATTAAAAACAGATAGTAGCTGGTATCTGGATATTTTCGCAAAACAATTCATCGGATCTTTTGATACAACTAAGTATGGATCTATACCAATGATTTTTGTTGGATTGCTTCCTTTTATTTTAACCATTCTATTTTTCACAATAAAATCTATTAAGTTTCACGTGAAACTTACCTATGCAATTTTCTTTGCTTTTTTAATAACAAGCTTTTACATAGAAGCACTTGATTTATTTTGGCAAGGGATGCATACCCCAAATATGTTTTTGCATCGCTATGCTTGGATTTTTTCCACTCTGTTAATTTATACTGCAGCAGAAGTCTTAAATCGCTTGAAAGAACTGAAGCTCTGGAATCTATTTGTCTCACTTTTTCTTGTACTAACAGGATTTTTGGCTACTGTCTATTTTAAATCACACTATTCTTTTTTAACTGATTTGAATATCCTACTCACTCTTGAATTTCTTCTAGTTTATGCTATTTTACTTCTTGCAGTCATTAGAAAATTTATCTCTATAAATCTATTTGCAATTCTTTTGTCTTTATTTATAACAGCTGAGATAAGCTTAAATGCATCATCTCAAATGGAAGGAATAGCTAAAGAATGGGCCTTTGCTTCTCGTAACGCCTATAATAGAGATATCACCGCTATGGAATCCATTCTAAACCAAATTGACGATCCATTTACACGTACTGAGAAACTGCAAATTCAGACAGGCAATGACAGTATGAAATTTAACTACAATGGAATCTCTCAATTCTCGTCTGTACGAAATCGTTCAACTAGCACTAGTTTGGATAAACTAGGATTCAAATCCTCTGGAACCAACCTCAATCTCCGTTATGCTAATAACAGTCTTTTAGCAGATAGTTTATTTGGAATCCAGTACAATATTTCTGAAAATTCACTTGATAAGTATGGCTTTCAAGAGATTTATCAAAAGGATCATTTAACCTTATATAAAAATCAACTCTCTTTACCCATTGCTTTTGCCACTCAATCTATTTACACAGATGTAAACTTTAATAATCACACTCTGGATAATCAGGCTTTATTTATAAACCAGCTTGCTAATCTCAACTTAGATTACTTCTCCCAAATAGCATATGATAAAACAGATAATTCAGATGGTTTAATGAGCATCACAGGTTCTGCGAATGAAGATGCAAAGATTGATTATCAAATTGAGGTTCCTCAAAATAGCCAAGTCTATCTCTCTTTTTCAAATCTTCATTTTACGAATGATAAACAAAAGAAAGTCGACATCCTTGTCAACGGTGAAAAAAAGACTTTTACAACTGACAATGCATTTAATTTCTTTAATTTGGGTTATACTGAAGAACAACAAACCTTCAATATCAGTGTTAGTTTCCCTGGAAATTCTCAGGTGTCATTTGAATCTCCAACCTTCTATCGTTTAGATACTCAGGCTCTTACTGAAGCAATCCAAAAGATTAAAGAACAACCTGTAGAAGTATCCACCTCTAAAAATAAAGTCTTTGCTACATATGAAGTCAAACAAGATACCTCTATTTTCTTCACTATTCCTTATGACAAAGGTTGGTCTGCATACCAAGATGGGAAAAAACTTGAAATCAAGCAGGCTCAGACTGGTTTTATGAAAGTTGATGTTTCAAAGGGAAAAGGCACCATTACACTTTCCTTTATCCCCAATGGTTTTGTTATTGGAGCAGCCTGCTCACTAACTGCCCTTCTTCTTTTTGGGATCTATAATCACAGACGAAATTTATCTAAGACAGAAAAAGATTGA
- the recF gene encoding DNA replication/repair protein RecF (All proteins in this family for which functions are known are DNA-binding proteins that assist the filamentation of RecA onto DNA for the initiation of recombination or recombinational repair.) — protein MWLQHLTIKTFRNYKEAKIDFNPKLNVFLGQNAQGKTNILEAIYFLALTRSHRTRTDKNLIHFDDEQLRLSGLLQKKTSSIPLEIDLTPKGRVTKVNHLKQARLSDYIGHMNVVLFAPEDLQLIKGAPSVRRKFIDIELGQIKPIYLSDLSNYNHILKQRNTYLKSSQNIDETFLSVLDDQLVEYGCRVIKHRIKFIKDLEKFGQKKHLEISNKLEELSISYQPSVNFTDEEQLTSSFKMALEKSRSRDLFKKNTGVGPHRDDITFYINGMDASFGSQGQHRSLVLSIKLAEIELMESITNESPILLLDDVMSELDNTRQLKLLETISQSIQTFITTTSLDHLQNLPENLSIFNIQNGKISVN, from the coding sequence ATGTGGCTCCAACATTTAACAATTAAAACCTTTCGAAACTACAAAGAGGCAAAAATTGATTTTAATCCAAAATTAAACGTCTTTCTAGGTCAAAATGCACAAGGAAAAACCAATATTCTAGAAGCAATCTATTTCTTAGCCTTGACACGTAGTCATCGGACTCGTACAGATAAAAATCTCATTCATTTTGATGACGAGCAACTCCGTCTTTCTGGCTTGCTACAGAAAAAAACAAGCTCTATCCCTCTAGAAATTGATTTAACGCCAAAAGGGCGTGTGACTAAGGTCAATCACTTAAAACAAGCTCGCCTATCAGACTACATCGGACATATGAATGTTGTCCTCTTCGCACCTGAAGATCTCCAGCTAATTAAGGGAGCACCTTCTGTCCGTCGAAAATTTATAGACATTGAACTGGGACAAATTAAACCAATCTACTTGTCAGACTTATCAAACTATAACCATATACTCAAGCAAAGAAATACTTACCTAAAATCCAGCCAGAATATTGATGAAACATTTCTGTCAGTATTAGATGATCAGTTAGTAGAGTATGGATGTCGCGTTATAAAGCATCGAATAAAATTCATTAAAGACTTAGAGAAATTTGGTCAAAAAAAACACTTAGAAATTTCAAATAAATTAGAAGAGTTGTCAATATCTTATCAACCATCTGTCAACTTCACTGATGAAGAACAGCTAACAAGTTCTTTTAAAATGGCTTTAGAGAAAAGTAGATCAAGAGATTTGTTCAAAAAGAATACTGGCGTCGGCCCTCATCGAGATGACATTACTTTCTATATCAATGGTATGGACGCTAGTTTTGGAAGCCAAGGTCAACATCGTAGTCTTGTACTTTCTATCAAACTAGCAGAGATTGAACTAATGGAAAGCATTACTAACGAGTCTCCGATACTACTGCTTGATGATGTTATGAGCGAACTTGACAATACACGGCAACTAAAATTACTAGAAACCATTTCTCAATCTATCCAAACCTTTATCACAACAACAAGTTTAGACCACTTACAAAACTTGCCAGAAAACCTTAGTATTTTCAATATTCAAAACGGTAAAATTTCTGTAAATTAA
- a CDS encoding YhgE/Pip domain-containing protein, whose amino-acid sequence MFKEWKAIFKKPTFIIVMIGISLIPALYNIIFLSSMWDPYGQVSELPVAVVNKDKEASYNGQTMTIGEDMVSNLKENKALDFHFVNEEEGEKGLEDGDYYMVVTLPSDLSEKATSILTNHPEQMQIDYQTSSGHSFIASKMSDSAMTQLKQTVSTNVTETYTKALFQKMNDLKSGINKATEGSEQLANGADQLVTGSQTLTTNLNTLANSSVTFSNGADQFTKGLSSYVSAIEQLHIGLGTFNSGLQSYTNAVSQVDTGLGQLASKTPELVTGVNQLNTGIKSYTGGVSQLDTGLNQFSVGVNAYTSSVKELSNGTSQLSNQSDTLRDGMEQLNTGIKEISSQLESSSQQSEEIAQMAKSLGELNKTLQALTISDNTQLKSTLSEALPNLTTLAQDIVTKSQTEQEKTLTNLQSTATYQSLTEEQKKELTEAISKNSSSTIESAKTILTTVGGLKESIENSEQQVSNLSDVQTKANQLLPAASSSLTTLSNGFTKLQTALDNQLVPGSQSIEKGVVNYTKGLNTISIGANKLSEKNANLTTSLDQLVSRSSKLTENTSTLTAGADALAGKTPELVSGIESLSSGSAQLNNKSPELIAGLTKLQFGSGQLTDKSTQLLSAASQLGSGAMKIADGAGKLADGGTTLTSSLEDLQTGVDSLGQGLGNANNQLKSASTESKNAETLSEPLVLSKTDNDQVPVNGIAMAPYMISVALFVAAISTNMIFAKLPSGRHPESRWAWLKSRSEINGIIAVLAGVLVYGGVHLIGLTANHEMRTLVLIIITSLAFMSMVTALTTWNSRIGAFFSLILLLLQLASSAGTYPLALTNDFFKGVNPWLPMSYSVSGLRQTISMTGNIHHQVIFLIITLAFFTALGMLAYQPKKMEED is encoded by the coding sequence ATGTTTAAAGAATGGAAAGCAATATTTAAAAAACCGACCTTTATCATTGTAATGATAGGGATTTCTCTCATTCCAGCTTTATACAACATTATATTTTTATCATCCATGTGGGATCCATATGGTCAAGTATCGGAGTTACCTGTGGCAGTTGTCAATAAAGATAAGGAAGCTTCTTATAATGGACAGACAATGACAATTGGTGAAGACATGGTGTCTAATTTAAAAGAAAATAAGGCTTTAGATTTTCACTTTGTTAATGAAGAGGAAGGGGAAAAAGGGCTAGAAGATGGTGACTACTACATGGTAGTAACTTTACCAAGTGACTTATCTGAAAAAGCTACTTCTATCCTAACGAATCATCCTGAACAGATGCAAATTGATTATCAGACGTCAAGTGGGCATAGCTTTATTGCAAGTAAGATGAGTGATTCTGCAATGACACAATTAAAACAAACCGTCTCTACTAATGTTACTGAAACGTACACTAAGGCTTTATTTCAAAAAATGAATGATTTGAAGTCTGGAATAAATAAAGCAACTGAGGGAAGTGAACAATTGGCTAATGGAGCCGATCAGTTGGTGACGGGAAGTCAAACGTTGACGACAAATCTTAATACTCTAGCTAACTCAAGTGTAACTTTTTCAAATGGAGCGGATCAATTTACAAAAGGCTTATCTAGCTATGTGTCTGCTATAGAGCAATTACATATTGGTTTAGGAACTTTTAATAGTGGTTTACAAAGTTATACAAATGCTGTCTCACAAGTTGACACTGGACTTGGTCAATTAGCTTCAAAAACTCCTGAGTTGGTGACAGGTGTAAATCAGCTAAATACAGGTATAAAGTCTTATACAGGTGGCGTTTCACAACTGGATACAGGTCTCAATCAATTTTCAGTTGGTGTAAATGCTTATACAAGTAGTGTGAAAGAACTTTCTAACGGAACAAGTCAATTATCCAATCAATCAGATACACTAAGAGATGGAATGGAGCAATTAAATACTGGTATTAAAGAAATTTCAAGCCAATTAGAGTCCTCATCTCAACAAAGTGAAGAAATAGCGCAAATGGCAAAAAGCTTAGGAGAACTAAATAAAACACTACAAGCTCTTACAATATCAGATAATACTCAACTGAAAAGTACATTGTCAGAAGCTTTGCCAAATCTAACAACTCTTGCTCAGGATATTGTGACCAAAAGTCAGACAGAACAAGAGAAAACTCTTACTAACCTTCAATCAACAGCTACTTATCAATCTCTTACAGAGGAACAAAAGAAAGAACTGACAGAAGCTATTTCTAAAAATTCTAGTTCTACTATTGAGTCAGCAAAAACAATTTTAACGACAGTAGGAGGATTGAAAGAAAGTATAGAGAATTCAGAACAACAAGTATCTAATCTATCTGATGTGCAGACGAAAGCAAATCAACTCTTACCTGCAGCATCTAGCTCCTTGACAACATTGTCAAATGGATTTACAAAATTGCAAACTGCTTTAGATAATCAGTTGGTTCCAGGAAGTCAGTCAATTGAAAAAGGGGTTGTAAACTATACTAAGGGACTGAACACAATTTCTATAGGTGCCAATAAACTAAGTGAAAAGAATGCAAACTTAACAACTAGTCTAGATCAATTAGTTTCTAGATCAAGTAAGTTGACAGAAAATACATCAACCTTGACAGCTGGAGCAGATGCGCTAGCTGGAAAAACTCCAGAATTAGTATCAGGTATAGAAAGTTTGTCATCTGGTTCTGCTCAATTGAATAATAAGAGTCCAGAGCTAATAGCAGGTCTTACTAAATTACAATTTGGCTCTGGTCAATTAACAGATAAATCAACACAGTTACTTTCTGCAGCATCTCAACTAGGAAGTGGCGCTATGAAGATTGCAGATGGTGCTGGAAAACTAGCAGATGGTGGAACAACCTTAACCTCTAGTCTTGAAGATTTACAGACAGGAGTTGATTCATTAGGACAAGGATTAGGCAATGCTAATAATCAACTCAAATCAGCTTCGACAGAATCTAAAAATGCAGAAACATTATCTGAACCTCTAGTTCTTTCAAAAACAGATAACGACCAAGTTCCTGTAAATGGGATTGCCATGGCTCCTTATATGATATCAGTTGCTCTTTTTGTTGCTGCTATATCTACCAATATGATTTTTGCTAAGTTGCCTTCTGGACGTCATCCAGAGAGTCGTTGGGCTTGGTTGAAGTCTCGCTCTGAAATAAATGGGATTATAGCTGTCTTAGCAGGTGTTTTAGTTTATGGAGGTGTCCATCTTATTGGATTGACTGCGAACCATGAGATGAGGACCTTGGTTCTAATTATAATCACAAGTTTAGCTTTCATGTCTATGGTGACAGCTTTAACAACTTGGAATAGCCGTATTGGAGCTTTCTTCTCTCTTATTTTACTTTTATTACAGTTAGCATCAAGTGCAGGGACCTATCCCCTTGCTTTGACAAATGATTTCTTCAAAGGTGTCAATCCTTGGTTACCAATGAGTTATTCTGTATCAGGCTTACGACAAACAATTTCTATGACAGGAAATATTCATCATCAAGTGATTTTCCTTATTATAACTCTAGCTTTCTTTACTGCTTTAGGTATGCTAGCTTATCAACCTAAGAAAATGGAAGAAGATTAA
- the trpS gene encoding tryptophan--tRNA ligase: MTKPIILTGDRPTGKLHIGHYVGSLKNRVLLQEEDKYEMFVFLADQQALTDHAKDPQTIVESIGNVALDYLAVGLDPSKSTIFIQSQIPELAELSMYYMNLVSLARLERNPTVKTEIAQKGFGESIPTGFLVYPIAQAADITAFKANYVPVGTDQKPMIEQTREIVRSFNNAYNCDVLVEPEGIYPENERAGRLPGLDGNAKMSKSLNNGIYLADDVDTLRKKVMSMYTDPDHIRVEDPGKIEGNMVFHYLDVFGRPENAQEIADMKEHYQRGGLGDVKTKRYLLEILERELGPIRERRIEFAKDMGEVYNMLRKGSEKAREVAGQTLSEVKGAMGLNYFK; the protein is encoded by the coding sequence ATGACGAAACCCATTATTTTAACAGGAGATCGCCCAACAGGGAAACTGCATATTGGACATTATGTTGGGAGTCTAAAAAATAGAGTATTACTGCAGGAAGAAGACAAGTATGAGATGTTTGTTTTTTTGGCGGACCAACAAGCATTGACAGATCACGCCAAAGACCCTCAAACGATTGTAGAATCGATTGGGAATGTTGCCTTAGATTACTTGGCAGTTGGATTAGATCCAAGTAAATCAACTATCTTTATTCAAAGCCAGATTCCAGAGTTGGCTGAGCTGTCTATGTACTATATGAATTTGGTGTCACTAGCTCGTTTGGAGCGTAATCCGACAGTAAAAACAGAGATTGCTCAAAAAGGGTTTGGAGAAAGTATTCCGACAGGATTTTTGGTTTATCCGATTGCGCAAGCAGCAGATATTACTGCCTTCAAGGCTAATTATGTTCCTGTTGGTACAGATCAGAAACCAATGATTGAGCAGACTCGCGAGATTGTTCGTTCTTTTAACAACGCATATAACTGTGATGTCTTAGTGGAACCAGAAGGTATTTATCCAGAAAATGAGAGAGCAGGGCGTTTGCCAGGTTTAGATGGAAATGCTAAAATGTCTAAATCCCTTAATAATGGTATTTATCTAGCAGATGATGTGGATACTTTGCGTAAAAAAGTCATGAGCATGTATACTGATCCAGACCACATTCGGGTTGAGGATCCAGGTAAGATTGAAGGAAACATGGTTTTCCATTATCTAGATGTGTTTGGTCGTCCAGAAAATGCTCAAGAAATTGCGGATATGAAAGAACATTATCAACGTGGTGGCCTTGGTGATGTGAAGACGAAACGTTATCTACTTGAAATATTAGAACGGGAACTTGGCCCTATTCGTGAGCGCCGTATCGAATTTGCTAAGGATATGGGAGAAGTGTACAATATGCTTCGAAAAGGGAGTGAGAAAGCGCGTGAGGTTGCAGGGCAAACTCTATCTGAAGTTAAGGGAGCAATGGGACTAAATTATTTTAAATAA
- the yaaA gene encoding S4 domain-containing protein YaaA, which translates to MEYKLFEEFITLQALLKELGIIQSGGAIKSFLIEHQVYFNGELENRRGKKIRVGDTIDIPDLKLDITLTQPSLKEQEEYQADKIEKERIAKLVKEMNKGIKKEKQKTSSSPKTKQAPRFPGR; encoded by the coding sequence ATGGAATACAAATTATTTGAAGAATTTATTACGCTCCAAGCCCTCCTAAAAGAGCTTGGAATTATACAAAGCGGTGGTGCTATCAAATCCTTTTTAATAGAGCATCAAGTTTACTTTAATGGTGAATTAGAAAATAGACGTGGGAAGAAAATTCGTGTTGGAGATACGATTGACATTCCTGATTTAAAGCTTGACATCACCTTGACACAACCAAGTTTAAAAGAGCAAGAAGAATATCAAGCAGATAAGATTGAGAAAGAGCGAATTGCTAAACTTGTCAAAGAGATGAATAAAGGTATCAAGAAAGAAAAACAAAAAACTTCTTCATCACCTAAAACCAAACAAGCTCCACGTTTTCCAGGAAGATAA